The Geotrypetes seraphini chromosome 2, aGeoSer1.1, whole genome shotgun sequence genome contains the following window.
TGCAGCTCTTAAAACAAGAGCACCGGTTACTTTTGGAGGAGATACAAGCGCAACACAAGCAGGAACTTGAAATGcagttaaaagaaaaagaaaatgcattCCATGCACATGTTAAGCAAATGAATGAAAAAACATTAGAGAAGCTTGATGTAAAACAAACTGAGTTGGAAGCGCTATCTGCAGAGTTATCAGAAGCTGCACAGGTGCGTCTGAGCTTGGAACAGAAGCTCTCTATTTTGGAGAATACCAAAGAAACTTTAAGGCAAGAATTGGAGGCCAGGTTGGAACAAGAAAGAGACCAATACAAGATGCAGATCGAATCCATTGAAAAAGAGCATGGTACATCTGCTGAAGGGGTTGAGAAAGCACTCCGAGAAGAAATCAGTTGTCTAAAGCTTCTcatagaggagaaagaaaaacatcTGGAGGAATTGCTGACACAAGAGCAGAAATTAAAAGAAACAGCTGAAAAGGCTGAAACTGAACTCAAAGTAGCATCTGCTAAACTGGAAGATGCCTGTCAATGGCACCAGAAGTACTCCAATGGTCAGGAACAACTGAAGCTTAATGAGGCAGAGCTGACAACATTGCAACAGACATTAGCAATTATGGAAGCAGACAAAGATCACATTAAAGAACAGCTAACACTAACTGAATTCCAGCTGAATAATATTAGTACTGAACTAGAGTCTTACAAATCTCAAGTACAGGAATTAAAGCAGCATCTTGAAGAGCAGAGCAGTGAAGCAGCACAAAAACTTGCTTCCTTGACCCAGCAATATGAATATCACATCAAAGACCTCACTGAGGAGAAAGagcaagcaaacaaaaaagtaacagaaaaagaagaggagatTATCCAAATAAAAGAGCTACAAACTCAACAAGCTGAAGACCTGAAACAGCAGCTATCAAAGAGTGAGGAAAAAACGAGTTCTTTGCAAAGTGAGTTTGAAAACAAATTAAAGAGTCAAGAAAGCAAAATggaaaaaattaaacaaatagcAAAGGACATGAatgaaacatttaaaaacaaattttCAGAGCAGGAAATAAAGCATAAAAAGGAGCTTGAAGAAAAGCAGTTGCAatataatgaaaaagaaaaacagttcAACGAAAAAATACTTGAAATGGCTCATGCAAGCTCAGTTGGAATTGATGATGCCGTGTTAAAATTGGAGCTAAACCAAAAGGAGCAATTAGAGAGCCTCACTGAAACTCACAGGCAAAAAATGGAAGAGGTAGTAGAGTCCTGTAAAAAAAATGTTAACCTACGTATTGAGGAGCTTCAAGAAAAGCATGAGGTAGAGTTGCAAGAAAAAGAACAGGAACTTTCAGAGTTGAAACAGAAACTGCATTTGGAGGAAAAAGAGGCAAGCAAACTGATCATACATCTAAAGGAGGAGCAAGGCAAGAAAGATGACTCTTTGAATGAACTGCAAGAGCAGTTGAAGCAAACATCATCACAGGTGAGCACTTTGTCACAAAGAGGAGCAGACCTGAtacaagaactggaaaaactgaaggcagaccTGAACCAAGCATTGCACGAAAAGACTATATTTCAGACTCAGCTGAGTGAAGCAAAGGTAACTGATGAAAAGTACAAGATTCGGGTTAATGAACTTCTTAACTTGTTAGAAGCAACAGAGGGAAAACTACAAACTCTGGAGACTTTGCACTGTAAAGAACATGATGATTATGAGAAGAAATTGGAGAACAGACTCTCAGAAATTCAGCAAAAAGAAACTGAACTTCAGAAGATATCAGAAAAAATAACAGCATGGATAGAAATATATGTCAGTGAAGCAGAAGTAAAAGGCAGTGAATTTAATAAAAAATGCAATGATAAAGTGAATGCTCTACTAGCCAGAATTTTATGTTTCCAGAAATGGACAGTTAAAGTTAAAGAAGCAATATTAATTCAGGCAGGTAGAATTTCTGAACTAGAATCACAGATTGAGCAAATAATGAGCCAgcatgcttcactaacatgttcTTTACAGCAATCAGTGCAACATTtgcaagaaaaagaaaatcaaattatAGCCATGAAAGATGATCTACAGTGTCTTATGATAGAAAAAGACACTTTAAAAAAAGAAGGGGAACACCAGCAGCAGAATGCATCTGAGAAAGAAGCAAGCATCACACAgctcaataaagatttatcagAGAATATGAATGCTGTTACTTCAGTGAGGAAAGAGCTTGATGAAAAGCAATCCCAGATTTCATCACTTGATAATTTGGTAAAGGAACTCAAAGGTAAATTAGAAAATAGTGTGGATTTAGCAGAAAAGGAAGCAATCCTTTCCATTTTAAGAAAGCAACATGAAGAGGATCATCTGAAGTTGGTAAGTCAATTGCAAGATTTGTCATCCAGGCTCAACGTACTCAATCAAGAAAAGACATCTGCACTTGAACAGGTTGATCACTGGAAGAACAAATTTGCAGAATGGAAGAAAAAAGCTGAAATAAAGATTACTCAGAACCATAATACCATCAAAGAATTACAGGGAAAGCTTGAGATTCACAacaaagagaatgatgagaaagaACAACAGTTGCAGAGGCTGAAGGAAGACTTTGATGTACAGAGGACTAATTTAAATAGTTTGAAGGATGAGATGGGGCAAATGCAGACAGTGAAAGAAAAACATGAATTTGATTTATCCAGTGCACTTGAAACCCAAAAGGCACGTGTTGCTGAGATGGAGGAGCACGTTTCTAGGAAAACCACAGAAAATCTCTGTTTGATGGAAGATCTGAAGAGGCACAGTCAAGAAAAGGTCATAGAGCGAGAAGAACTGATCCAGCAACTTCGACATCTTCAGGATGCAGGTTTAGAAAAGGACAATCGTTTTTCAGAGActgaacagaaggcagcaggtcTTGAGAAAGAAATAGTTTCTATAAAAACTGAACTGAAAATGAAAGAGCAAGAAATTGAACAGATGCATAAAGAAATGCTGAGAAGCAAAGAAGAGGAGCTGAAGATGCTGGAAGATCGGCTTAGCACAGAAAACGCAGTTAAGCTGGCAGAGCTCAAGAAGAAGGCTGAGCAAAGGATTGCGGCTATTAGGAAACAGCTGATGTCACAAATAGATGAGAAGGAGCAGTGCAAGAAAGATCTAGAAAATCAATTGCAAGATCTAAGAGGGAAAATGCTGGAAAGAGATGCAAGAGTAAAATCTtttgaagaaaaaattaaatcctTGGAAAATACCTTTGGATTGGAAAAACAAGAGATGGAAAGGGAAGTTCAGAATGTTAAAACAGTTGTGGAGCAAGAAAAAACTAATACATTAAGAAATTTACAGCAACAGtgtgaagaaaaaataaatattttacagAAAGATTTAATGGAAAAAGATGAACTGTTGCAAAAGCACAGGGCAgagcaagaagaaaaaaatggtgtAACATCAGATATGCAAAAGAAATTTGAAGAGCTGCTTAAACAGCTAGAGCTATCTGAGAATAATCATCAACAGGACCAAAGTGTAATTTTTGGACTACAACAAGAACTTGATGAGCAGAATAAGAGATATTCCATGCTCTTAGATCAGCagcaagagaaggagaaagatttAGCTGctattaaagaaaaactaaatgaCACAGAGCAAAAACTTGAAGCACTAGAGAATACAAttagagagagacaaaaaataaTTCAAGAAAAGGAGATTATAGTAAAAGAGATGGATGGCTCTGCCACAAAAAAAGAGGAAGTGCATAGAGTAAAGATTGAAGCGTTAATGtcagaaaatgaagaaaaattaAAGAATATCCAAAATCAACTCAGTGAAAAGGATGCCATTATAAAAACATTGGAAGAAAGGATGGAGGACAGGAAAAAATCTGATGCAGATCTTCAGAAGTTTCTTGATGATATTCAATTACAACAGAAGGAGTTGAAGTCAAAGTtggaggaagcagaaagtgagaagCAAAAGATGCGTAAAGAAGTGGCCAGACTGCATAAGGACTTGCGAAGTTTACGGAAGGAACATCAGGAAGAGCTTGACATAATGAAAAAGGAGGTTGCAGATGAAATGGAAGAGAAATTGAAGTAAGTAGTAGTTGAAACCTTAATTTGATACACAAGTTACTTTTAGAAATGGTATATGTGTACTAAAGAATGCGTTTTTTTACATAAAAGAACAGAAAATTATGGCAAATTAAGACCACCCATACCTACTACTAATCTCAGCTATCCATTCTCTTCCTTAGAGATCTTTTTTGCATATCTTGTGCTTTCTCTAATTCAAATATTGTCcccatctccaccacttctactgggAGTCTTTCTATGCATcctccaccctttctataaataattattttcttaGATATTTGTGAGATGATTCCTTTTCACCTTTATCCTAAGCCCCTTCATTCCAGATCTTCTTGTTAATTGAAAGAGGCAGTTTTATAAATTGTACAATCTTTATAGACAGGTACACATTCCAATTTAGATTGATATTGTTGAATAAGTATGGATGACCATCTGctctttttttaacaaaaaatattttgtggACCATGTAGTGATATTAGATAAAATAGAAACTGgaagacagataaaggccaagtctTCCCATTCAAAGCATCCACTATCTGTTCCTttccctaaaagatcccatgtgcctgtcctacgctttcttgaactcagacatagtcttgtctccaccacctttataTCAGGAGACTAACCAatgcacctaccaccctttctgtaaaaaagtatttccttagattactatgccagctcatcctatgccctctcattccagagcttcctttcaaatgaaagagatttgactcatgtgcatttatgtcacaaaggtatttaaatgtctctatcgtacCTCATTTCttccaccttttctccaaagaatacatattgatatctttaagtctgcccccatacatcttatgatgaagattaccaaccattttagtagccttcctttggatcaactccatcctgtttatatctttttgaaggtgcagtctccagaattgtaaatGTAAATGAGGTCtccatattctaaatgaggtctcaccagagtcttattcaggggcatcaatacttttaACTTTCACTGTTgctttttcaacttgtttggccaccttaagatcaacactatcatacccaagtcccactcctctttcgtgcacaaaacaTAGTaagatagtaaatgacggcagaggTTTGGTGCCCCTGCTGTCCAAAAGTATAATAGTATCATTCGTGATGGAGAATCCCTGACTTTTTCacacccagattctataaacagtgcctaccaGTAAGTGCctcttaaatttttttaattggttaattggtgctgataattgaaagaactattaaaaaatgattaaaaaaaagtaaaacaaattaACAACTTGTGCTTAATCAATTTTCCTAAGATTTTATCAATCTCTCCACAAGATATGATAAAGCATTACTTTCTGGAAATTCTTAAAATTCCTGAGAACTCTATCACCACTTACAAGGGTGTATTATCTACCTACAAAAACTCAGGACtctcaaaagaaagaagatgatgGAAAACCACAGGAAGATCTCATAGATGTTtccgctttattggaacaatcagatagagaagtggCTATTTCAGCCCCTTTCTTATTGACTGTAGCTTTAGCTCCAGACAAAGAtgggatccttaaacttttctttaaaaatagatctaaggacttcctgggtttccatattcaaatATTTCCGGATATCTTGAGAaagactcagaagagaagaagggaatttctattattgaaaccaggtgtgactcagataggtggtttcttttttcttagatacccCTGTAAATATGTAATCAGATACCGTTccttaaaatatgtttttgtagaACTGGCTCATTTGACTGCTTTCCTTTTTCTGAAGACCCTTGAGAATGGAGAAACATCTGTACCTAAGTAATAATTCAGCAACAGATTATGGGATTTCGTTTGTTTGTTATCTTTAATTTAAATTACTCTTATTCTtaagtcttggatcctaattttgaggactagtgtgtgattaagttaagATGTGattgggggtcacgtgatgacgcTGAGCTGAACGGCGGCTCCTGGCTCGTGCTCCGACCCTCTCGCGCCTTAATCTCCGCTTTTTAAAGCCTTTCAGCTCTACTCTTCTGCCTTTCTCGGCGACCTGACCAGCGGACAGCAGTGGGAAGCGACCGGCTGCTTCGGCGGCTTTCTGTGCTGGTTTGCGGGCGAGTTATGCCAGTCAAGACCCCGCGGCCGATACGAGCCCAGCGACTGCACGGCgcatccaagatggctgccggaTCTGCGACCCCGCCGAGAGTGCTGTTGCAGGAAGACGCGGTACAGGAGCTGACCCGAACTATATCGGCAGCAATTGATGAGCGGCTCACCAAACTCCAGGCAACTGTGGAGGATGTGCGGGACTGCCTGGAGCGGCATGGCCACCGCCTTCAGCAAGCGGAGTCTCGCATTGCCACCCAGGAAGATCGCTCCGGAGTGCTGGAGGAGCAGGTTCGTGGCCTGCAGGCTAAATGCGCTACCCTACATGAGCGATTGGAG
Protein-coding sequences here:
- the GOLGA4 gene encoding golgin subfamily A member 4 isoform X5; amino-acid sequence: MFKKLKQKISEQEQQQQSFPKSSPPATGNRSRTSSLTDQQDEGSLTPDRENVSPVPRPTDNVNGSETANPQKSDVHSFAQRLHLRVPSMESLFRSPMKESLFRSSSKESLVRSASRESLNRLDMESPGPMFDPPSDIESEAEEVPGSLDGLSKEQIFQRLRQMERSLGNYRGKYSELVTNYRSLHREKEKLQSILSQSQDKALRRIGELREELQMDQQAKKHLQEEFDASLEEKDQLISVLQTQISLLKQRLVSGQMSIELPDQSAQPESETQSPMQEIGTENALGSGDGGSDASKTMEALQVRVRRQENLLQRCKEMIRSHKERSSQLSNEKEALQEQLEERFQELEKIKDLHTTEKTKLITQLRDAKNLVEQLEQDKGMVIAETKRQMHETLEMKEEEISQLCSRIKQMSVQCDELREQKEKSEKAAFEELEKALGASQKVEEKQRRGQSEMDEQIKAIEKASEEDRRSLQQELTRVKQEVVDIMKQKSSEEYIAELEKKHANALSYKEQELKHRLQNQEEEFQERLKVALERARAERLKIIQEKEQQSSLALEELELQKKAMQSQNENQLQDFQQELETFRTRVLELESSLAKCSQDGKNLSLEMSTQIESLKNQHNVEIINLVAKHKEELDYIRKEQEQLRTEKLQLLKQEHRLLLEEIQAQHKQELEMQLKEKENAFHAHVKQMNEKTLEKLDVKQTELEALSAELSEAAQVRLSLEQKLSILENTKETLRQELEARLEQERDQYKMQIESIEKEHGTSAEGVEKALREEISCLKLLIEEKEKHLEELLTQEQKLKETAEKAETELKVASAKLEDACQWHQKYSNGQEQLKLNEAELTTLQQTLAIMEADKDHIKEQLTLTEFQLNNISTELESYKSQVQELKQHLEEQSSEAAQKLASLTQQYEYHIKDLTEEKEQANKKVTEKEEEIIQIKELQTQQAEDLKQQLSKSEEKTSSLQSEFENKLKSQESKMEKIKQIAKDMNETFKNKFSEQEIKHKKELEEKQLQYNEKEKQFNEKILEMAHASSVGIDDAVLKLELNQKEQLESLTETHRQKMEEVVESCKKNVNLRIEELQEKHEVELQEKEQELSELKQKLHLEEKEASKLIIHLKEEQGKKDDSLNELQEQLKQTSSQVSTLSQRGADLIQELEKLKADLNQALHEKTIFQTQLSEAKVTDEKYKIRVNELLNLLEATEGKLQTLETLHCKEHDDYEKKLENRLSEIQQKETELQKISEKITAWIEIYVSEAEVKGSEFNKKCNDKVNALLARILCFQKWTVKVKEAILIQAGRISELESQIEQIMSQHASLTCSLQQSVQHLQEKENQIIAMKDDLQCLMIEKDTLKKEGEHQQQNASEKEASITQLNKDLSENMNAVTSVRKELDEKQSQISSLDNLVKELKGKLENSVDLAEKEAILSILRKQHEEDHLKLVSQLQDLSSRLNVLNQEKTSALEQVDHWKNKFAEWKKKAEIKITQNHNTIKELQGKLEIHNKENDEKEQQLQRLKEDFDVQRTNLNSLKDEMGQMQTVKEKHEFDLSSALETQKARVAEMEEHVSRKTTENLCLMEDLKRHSQEKVIEREELIQQLRHLQDAGLEKDNRFSETEQKAAGLEKEIVSIKTELKMKEQEIEQMHKEMLRSKEEELKMLEDRLSTENAVKLAELKKKAEQRIAAIRKQLMSQIDEKEQCKKDLENQLQDLRGKMLERDARVKSFEEKIKSLENTFGLEKQEMEREVQNVKTVVEQEKTNTLRNLQQQCEEKINILQKDLMEKDELLQKHRAEQEEKNGVTSDMQKKFEELLKQLELSENNHQQDQSVIFGLQQELDEQNKRYSMLLDQQQEKEKDLAAIKEKLNDTEQKLEALENTIRERQKIIQEKEIIVKEMDGSATKKEEVHRVKIEALMSENEEKLKNIQNQLSEKDAIIKTLEERMEDRKKSDADLQKFLDDIQLQQKELKSKLEEAESEKQKMRKEVARLHKDLRSLRKEHQEELDIMKKEVADEMEEKLKHEHEDAELKHNSTLKQLMREFNTQLAQKEHELETVVQETIMPIICTVPDEALSLLVRAKARM
- the GOLGA4 gene encoding golgin subfamily A member 4 isoform X6, producing the protein MFKKLKQKISEQEQQQQSFPKSSPPATGNRSRTSSLTDQQDEGSLTPDRENVSPVPRPTDNVNGSETANPQKSDVHSFAQRLHLRVPSMESLFRSPMKESLFRSSSKESLVRSASRESLNRLDMESPGPMFDPPSDIESEAEEVPGSLDGLSKEQIFQRLRQMERSLGNYRGKYSELVTNYRSLHREKEKLQSILSQSQDKALRRIGELREELQMDQQAKKHLQEEFDASLEEKDQLISVLQTQISLLKQRLVSGQMSIELPDQSAQPESETQSPMQEIGTENALGSGDGGSDASKTMEALQVRVRRQENLLQRCKEMIRSHKERSSQLSNEKEALQEQLEERFQELEKIKDLHTTEKTKLITQLRDAKNLVEQLEQDKGMVIAETKRQMHETLEMKEEEISQLCSRIKQMSVQCDELREQKEKSEKAAFEELEKALGASQKVEEKQRRGQSEMDEQIKAIEKASEEDRRSLQQELTRVKQEVVDIMKQKSSEEYIAELEKKHANALSYKEQELKHRLQNQEEEFQERLKVALERARAERLKIIQEKEQQSSLALEELELQKKAMQSQNENQLQDFQQELETFRTRVLELESSLAKCSQDGKNLSLEMSTQIESLKNQHNVEIINLVAKHKEELDYIRKEQEQLRTEKLQLLKQEHRLLLEEIQAQHKQELEMQLKEKENAFHAHVKQMNEKTLEKLDVKQTELEALSAELSEAAQVRLSLEQKLSILENTKETLRQELEARLEQERDQYKMQIESIEKEHGTSAEGVEKALREEISCLKLLIEEKEKHLEELLTQEQKLKETAEKAETELKVASAKLEDACQWHQKYSNGQEQLKLNEAELTTLQQTLAIMEADKDHIKEQLTLTEFQLNNISTELESYKSQVQELKQHLEEQSSEAAQKLASLTQQYEYHIKDLTEEKEQANKKVTEKEEEIIQIKELQTQQAEDLKQQLSKSEEKTSSLQSEFENKLKSQESKMEKIKQIAKDMNETFKNKFSEQEIKHKKELEEKQLQYNEKEKQFNEKILEMAHASSVGIDDAVLKLELNQKEQLESLTETHRQKMEEVVESCKKNVNLRIEELQEKHEVELQEKEQELSELKQKLHLEEKEASKLIIHLKEEQGKKDDSLNELQEQLKQTSSQVSTLSQRGADLIQELEKLKADLNQALHEKTIFQTQLSEAKVTDEKYKIRVNELLNLLEATEGKLQTLETLHCKEHDDYEKKLENRLSEIQQKETELQKISEKITAWIEIYVSEAEVKGSEFNKKCNDKVNALLARILCFQKWTVKVKEAILIQAGRISELESQIEQIMSQHASLTCSLQQSVQHLQEKENQIIAMKDDLQCLMIEKDTLKKEGEHQQQNASEKEASITQLNKDLSENMNAVTSVRKELDEKQSQISSLDNLVKELKGKLENSVDLAEKEAILSILRKQHEEDHLKLVSQLQDLSSRLNVLNQEKTSALEQVDHWKNKFAEWKKKAEIKITQNHNTIKELQGKLEIHNKENDEKEQQLQRLKEDFDVQRTNLNSLKDEMGQMQTVKEKHEFDLSSALETQKARVAEMEEHVSRKTTENLCLMEDLKRHSQEKVIEREELIQQLRHLQDAGLEKDNRFSETEQKAAGLEKEIVSIKTELKMKEQEIEQMHKEMLRSKEEELKMLEDRLSTENAVKLAELKKKAEQRIAAIRKQLMSQIDEKEQCKKDLENQLQDLRGKMLERDARVKSFEEKIKSLENTFGLEKQEMEREVQNVKTVVEQEKTNTLRNLQQQCEEKINILQKDLMEKDELLQKHRAEQEEKNGVTSDMQKKFEELLKQLELSENNHQQDQSVIFGLQQELDEQNKRYSMLLDQQQEKEKDLAAIKEKLNDTEQKLEALENTIRERQKIIQEKEIIVKEMDGSATKKEEVHRVKIEALMSENEEKLKNIQNQLSEKDAIIKTLEERMEDRKKSDADLQKFLDDIQLQQKELKSKLEEAESEKQKMRKEVARLHKDLRSLRKEHQEELDIMKKEVADEMEEKLKHEHEDAELKHNSTLKQLMREFNTQLAQKEHELETVVQETITGRVKNLQPS
- the GOLGA4 gene encoding golgin subfamily A member 4 isoform X4 yields the protein MFKKLKQKISEQEQQQQSFPKSSPPATGNRSRTSSLTDQQDEGSLTPDRENVSPVPRPTDNVNGSETANPQKSDVHSFAQRLHLRVPSMESLFRSPMKESLFRSSSKESLVRSASRESLNRLDMESPGPMFDPPSDIESEAEEVPGSLDGLSKEQIFQRLRQMERSLGNYRGKYSELVTNYRSLHREKEKLQSILSQSQDKALRRIGELREELQMDQQAKKHLQEEFDASLEEKDQLISVLQTQISLLKQRLVSGQMSIELPDQSAQPESETQSPMQEIGTENALGSGDGGSDASKTMEALQVRVRRQENLLQRCKEMIRSHKERSSQLSNEKEALQEQLEERFQELEKIKDLHTTEKTKLITQLRDAKNLVEQLEQDKGMVIAETKRQMHETLEMKEEEISQLCSRIKQMSVQCDELREQKEKSEKAAFEELEKALGASQKVEEKQRRGQSEMDEQIKAIEKASEEDRRSLQQELTRVKQEVVDIMKQKSSEEYIAELEKKHANALSYKEQELKHRLQNQEEEFQERLKERARAERLKIIQEKEQQSSLALEELELQKKAMQSQNENQLQDFQQELETFRTRVLELESSLAKCSQDGKNLSLEMSTQIESLKNQHNVEIINLVAKHKEELDYIRKEQEQLRTEKLQLLKQEHRLLLEEIQAQHKQELEMQLKEKENAFHAHVKQMNEKTLEKLDVKQTELEALSAELSEAAQVRLSLEQKLSILENTKETLRQELEARLEQERDQYKMQIESIEKEHGTSAEGVEKALREEISCLKLLIEEKEKHLEELLTQEQKLKETAEKAETELKVASAKLEDACQWHQKYSNGQEQLKLNEAELTTLQQTLAIMEADKDHIKEQLTLTEFQLNNISTELESYKSQVQELKQHLEEQSSEAAQKLASLTQQYEYHIKDLTEEKEQANKKVTEKEEEIIQIKELQTQQAEDLKQQLSKSEEKTSSLQSEFENKLKSQESKMEKIKQIAKDMNETFKNKFSEQEIKHKKELEEKQLQYNEKEKQFNEKILEMAHASSVGIDDAVLKLELNQKEQLESLTETHRQKMEEVVESCKKNVNLRIEELQEKHEVELQEKEQELSELKQKLHLEEKEASKLIIHLKEEQGKKDDSLNELQEQLKQTSSQVSTLSQRGADLIQELEKLKADLNQALHEKTIFQTQLSEAKVTDEKYKIRVNELLNLLEATEGKLQTLETLHCKEHDDYEKKLENRLSEIQQKETELQKISEKITAWIEIYVSEAEVKGSEFNKKCNDKVNALLARILCFQKWTVKVKEAILIQAGRISELESQIEQIMSQHASLTCSLQQSVQHLQEKENQIIAMKDDLQCLMIEKDTLKKEGEHQQQNASEKEASITQLNKDLSENMNAVTSVRKELDEKQSQISSLDNLVKELKGKLENSVDLAEKEAILSILRKQHEEDHLKLVSQLQDLSSRLNVLNQEKTSALEQVDHWKNKFAEWKKKAEIKITQNHNTIKELQGKLEIHNKENDEKEQQLQRLKEDFDVQRTNLNSLKDEMGQMQTVKEKHEFDLSSALETQKARVAEMEEHVSRKTTENLCLMEDLKRHSQEKVIEREELIQQLRHLQDAGLEKDNRFSETEQKAAGLEKEIVSIKTELKMKEQEIEQMHKEMLRSKEEELKMLEDRLSTENAVKLAELKKKAEQRIAAIRKQLMSQIDEKEQCKKDLENQLQDLRGKMLERDARVKSFEEKIKSLENTFGLEKQEMEREVQNVKTVVEQEKTNTLRNLQQQCEEKINILQKDLMEKDELLQKHRAEQEEKNGVTSDMQKKFEELLKQLELSENNHQQDQSVIFGLQQELDEQNKRYSMLLDQQQEKEKDLAAIKEKLNDTEQKLEALENTIRERQKIIQEKEIIVKEMDGSATKKEEVHRVKIEALMSENEEKLKNIQNQLSEKDAIIKTLEERMEDRKKSDADLQKFLDDIQLQQKELKSKLEEAESEKQKMRKEVARLHKDLRSLRKEHQEELDIMKKEVADEMEEKLKHEHEDAELKHNSTLKQLMREFNTQLAQKEHELETVVQETISKAQEVEAELMQTHQIETSQLHRRITEKDDDLKRTVKKYEEILEAREEEMTAKVNELQAQLEQLQTKYTEKLAEEENKSSEDITVTELQTQLAQKTTLVNEAKLKEQEFREQVHTLEDQLKKYERNVFVTPLGMPYRADGNHRHTDVSVSAFGEPTEFEYLRKVLFEYMMGRETKTMAKVITTVLRFPTDQTQKILEREETRATFTAPRSGIF